From Thalassotalea psychrophila:
AGTGTTATTGCAGGTTTCCAGTTCAATATTCACTAGAAGCTATTTATTAACGTGTATTTCACAATTTAACTTGCCAAACCTTTAAAAAGCTAGGTAAGCTCAGCCTATAGAGAATAATAATAATGATGATGAAAAATACTTTATGAGTACAACGAGAGATTCCTTTCAATCCCGTCTAGGGTTTATTTTAGCAGCTGCAGGTTCAGCGATAGGCCTAGGTAATATTTGGGGTTTCCCAACTCAAGCAGCAAACAATGGCGGTGGCGCTTTTGTATTTGTTTACCTTATTGTGACCGTTTTATTAGCTTTACCGGCGTTATATGCCGAAATGTACATTGGTAATCAAGCTCAAAAAAATCCAGTAGGAGCTTTACAAGATGCCTGTGAAGATGTGTCTCGAAACTTAGGTAAGTACGCTGGTTTATTTGGTCTGCTTGGCGCCATTTTAATGCTTAGCTTTTATACCATAGTTGCTGGTTGGATGCTTGCTCATGCATTATCACCATTAATGGAATTAATAGGGTTTACTGATGCTGCTATTTGGCTTGGTGAATCAAGCCACGCTCGCAATTTAGCCTTTACGCCAGTATTCATTATTTTAGGTGCTTTGATCATTAACCAAGGGGTGAGCAAAGGAATTGAACGTTGGTCTAGCCGATTGATGCCAATTTTATTTGTGCTTCTAATTGGCTTAATTATTTATATATTACAACAACCTGGTGCAAATGAAGGGGTGGCGATGTACTTACAACCCGACTTTAGCCAGTTGCAAGATCCAATGCTGATAATCTCAGCCATGGGGCAAGCTTTCTTTTCATTGTCCATTGGTGTTGGCGGTATGATGGTTTACGGCTCTTACATGAAAAAGAATGCCAATATGGGCCAACTGGTAATATCAATTGGCGCACTTGATACATTGATTGCTTTTCTTGCGGGTTTATTAATTATTCCAACCTTGTTTGTCGCTCAACATCTGGGCTTAGAGGTATTTGCAGATGGAAAGCTTATTGGCGGCCCGCAATTAATATTTTCAATATTACCTACCTTGTTTGATTCCATGGGTGATATTGGTGTTTATGTAGCCCTAGTGTTTTTCTCATTGATGTCTATGGCAGCCCTAACGTCCACTCTCTCATCAACAGAGGTACCTGTTGCATATTTAGTTGAAGATAAAAGTTATTCCCGAAGTAAAGCGACAATTTTGGTTTCACTTATTGTTCTAACTGCTTGTATGACCATCGTTTATAATTTTGATAGCTTGTTTGGACTTATTATAACTTGGGTAAATACATTCCAGTTACCAATCATGGGGCTATTTTACTTTATCGTTGTTGGTTGGATTTGGAAGCGCGGTAATCAATTAGCAGATCAGGCTTTACTCGCTAGTAAGCCTTCGTTGAAGTTATGGGGCAACTATTTACGCTATGTTTGTCCTATCTTACTTTCAATAGTATTTATTAGCGTAATTATGGCACTTTAATGATAAAAACTAGGGTCAGAGTCAGGTTATTGCGTAATAATCTGACTCTGACCCTAGTTTTATTCTGCTATTTTTTCCACTTCATTATCTTTTAAATCTACTTGTTCTATTTTTTCAAAACGACCGGATATTTTATTGGCAGATGTATGAATAAGTTTTACATCACTTGCTGCTTGGTCGATATGTTTTGCCAAGTTATCAAAACGTGTTCTAAACCGGCCAAAATCAGCACCTAAATGTGATAGATGCTCTTGTATTAAATGAATTTGTTTGCGCGTCGCTTCGTCTTTTAATACAGATCTCGCCGTTGTTAAAATAGCCATAAGCGTAGTTGGTGAAGATAACCAAACCCGTTTTTTATGAGCTTCTTCAACTAATTCTGGGTAATGGGCATGTATTTCGGCAAATATTGCTTCTGCAGGAATAAACATTACCGCACCATCAGCAGTTTCATTATCGATTAAGTATTTATCACTAATGTCATTAATGTGCTTTTTAATATCGACTTTAAACTGACGCTCAGCTAATTTTCTATCACTATCACCCAATTCGTTATCGGTCATTTTTTTGTAGCTTTCTAAAGGGAATTTAGAATCAATAACGACGTTACCTGTAGGCTTGGGCAAAAATAAAATACAATCCGCAATTTTACCATTCGATAAGGTGTGCTGTATTGAGAAGTGCTTTTCTGGCATTACATTACGAATAAGTGCATTGAGTTGTACTTCGCCAAATGCGCCACGTGATCGTTTGTCAGCCAAAACTTCTTGCAGGCTGACCACGTTAGTAGAAAGTTCGGTTATCTTCTTCTGTGCATCATCTATTAACGCTAAGCGCTTTAGTATGTCATTAAATGTTTTAGTAGTTTTATCAAATCCATCAGTCAAACGTTTTTCAACGCCTGCCGAAATATCTTGTAAGCGTTTATCTGTACTTTGTGTGAGCTCAGTCATGCGTTTAGCCATAACTTCAGAATTGCTCGCTAATGATTTAGAAAGCTCTTCTCGGCTTTCTTTAGTGGTTTTACTTAAATGGGCAATAAGTTGATTAATGGCAAACATCTGGTTTTTATTAAACTGCTCTTTATGATCGTTTAATTGCTGCATTAACTTTAGCTGTAAATCGCTACTAGAACTTTCTAAATTACTGCGTAACTTTTCCTGTTGGGCAAACATCAACTGCTGTTGTTCTTGCCATTGTTTCAATCTATCTTGAACCACTGAGGTTTCTTTACTTTGTTGCAGCAAAACTGAAGATAAAGCGGAGACTTTACTGAGTAAGACTAAACAAAAAATACTGAGTAAAATTAATAGGGAAATGGCAATAAAAGTAAAGTATGGAATTTCTATCATAGGGCTTCTTAATTGTTATTAGTATCAATCAACAGAAAGTACTGTATATTATCACAGTCCATTTAACCCTAAGAAAAAGAAATGGTCAAGTAAACAAGTTAAGAAGGTTTGTATGATATTGTTTTCTAAAACAAGAATCCCAGCAAAAGCTGGGATTCTTAATAGGTTAAATAAAAGATTATTTACTTAGTGCTGGTAGGTTTAATGTATTTTTCCATCCAAACAAAAATTTCTCTATACCATTCTTTTAAATTATCTGGGTTACGAATATGGTGATCTTCATCTGGAAACATCACTAACCGTGAATCGATACCTTTACGTTGTAACGTTGTAAATGCACCTAAGCTTTGACCATAAGGCACACGATAATCAAGCTCACCTTGGATAACTAACATAGGTGTTTTCCAGTTATCAACAAAGCGAGAAGGATCAAATTTTGTGTACTCTTCTTCTTGTTCCCAATACGGACCGCCAAAATCATGCTCTGGAAACCATAGTTCCTCGGTTACATTGTAAAAGCTCTTCATATCGAATAAACCTGCGTGGTTAACAATACATTTGAAGCCATCAGACCAATTACCCATGATCCAGTTCATCATGTAACCACCGTATGATGCGCCTAAAGCACAAGCATTTTCACGGTCTAACCATGCATTTTTCTCGGTGATGTAATCCATACCTTTTTGTAAGTCTTCAAGTGGTTTACCACCCCAATCATGAGAAATAGAGTCGGTAAACGCCTGTCCATAACCAGTTGAACCATGGAAGTCGACCATTACAACTCCGTAGCCTTGTGCTGCCCAAAGTTGAGCATTCCAACGGTAGTGGAACATGTTACCAAAGCTGCCTTGTGGTCCGCCATGTACTAAAAATGCAATTGGGTATTTTTCACCTTCTTTAAAGTTTGTTGGTTTTACGATATAACCGTGAACATCTTCGTTGTTCCAACCTTTAAATTTGAATTGCTCAAAATCACCGAATGCAATGTCAGCTAGGTTAGCTTTGTTCAAATGAGTTAATTGTTTAAAACCATAACCGTCTTTATTGATGGTAAAGATATCACTCGGATTACCTAAGTTATGACGGGTAAAATATAAGGCATCACCATTAATTGATACATTACCAGCATAGCCTTGATTATAAATAGGCGTTACATCACCAAACTGTAAATCTATTTCAAAAATAGATTGTTGGCCAATATCTTGCGCAATAGCAATAACACTGCGGTTATCGCTACCAAACTGAAAACTAGAGATAGAACGATCCCATAATGGTGCAATATCTTTAACAGCTTTAGTGCGTAAATCTTTAACCTGTAAGCTAAATTTATCTGACTCATACACAGGAGTTTTCATAGCTTTATAGGCTAAGTAACGACCATCAGCTGAGTAAACAGGCATAGCATCCCAAGCTTTGTTATCAACGGTTAAGTTGGCAACTTCTTTCGACTCAAGATTTACTTCAAATATATCCCAGTTGGTTGTCCAGGCGTGATCAACGCCAGGTACTTTTGCTGAAAACGCTAAGCTTTTCCCATTTGGATTAAATGAAACTTGGTTCATCCCAGCAAAGTCGGTGTCCCAGTCAGCCATTAAATCAACCGCTTCAGTAGTTACTTTTCCTTTTTGTAGGTTAGCTACAAATAAGTGACTGTTAAATTGATCTAACCAAGTATCCCAGTGACGAACCATTAACTGATCATATGCACGAGTGTTATGTTTTTTCGCTGCTTGTGCGGCAAAGGCATCAACTGAGCACTTAAATGTTTTACAGCCGGGTAAAACCGTAAACGCTAAAGCAACTTGTGATTGATCACTTGATAATTTAAAACCTTCAATAGATAAAGGAAAGTCAGTTAACTGAACTGCCTCCCCACCGACTGTAGATAAAAACCAAACTTGGCTTTTTCCACTACGGCCAGATAAGAAGTAAACACCTTTACCATCTTTTGCCCAAACAACAGATGACTCACTAGCCTTATTACTGGTTAATTGGCTTACTGCACCAGATTTCACATCTTGTAACCAAAGGTGATTAGTGCCCTTTTCTTGTCCTTTTTTAACGCCGTACACAAGTTGTGAGCCATCAGGTGATATCTTCACGTTATGTACTTGGTTTAAACTGTTAAGTTTTTCTACCGTTAATATTTCAGCGCTAACGTTAGCTGAGAACGGTATTACAGTTAACGCTGCAATTTTTAATATGTTGTTTAACTTCATAATTTTCTTTCTTTTTAATAATGCTCTAAATATAGCAAAGCGCCCTAAAGAGCGCTTGTTATAATGATTTTAGATGAATTAGGCTTTTAGTTTTGTGTCTAACTCTTCAATTTTTGCTTTCCAAATAGCAGGCCCGGTTACATGAGCAGACTCACCCGTACTGTCTACTGCTACCGTTACCGGCATATCTTCTACTTCGAACTCATAGATAGCTTCCATACCCATGTCTTCAAAGGCAACCACCTTCGCTTTTTTGATTGCTTTAGAAACAAGGTAAGCCGCACCGCCAACTGCCATTAAGTACACCGACTTATGGTTTTTAATAGTCTCTACTGTAGCAGCTCCACGCTCAGCTTTACCTATTGTGCCTAAAAGTCCGGTGTCGGCTAGCATCATTTCTGTAAATTTATCCATACGTGTTGCTGTTGTAGGACCTGCTGGGCCTACTGCCTCATCACCAATAGCATCAACTGGGCCAACGTAATAAATAAACTTGTTAGTGAAATCTACTGGTAATTCTTCGCCTTTCGCTAACATGTCTTGAATACGTTTATGTGCCGCATCACGGCCGGTTAAAATAGTTCCGCTAAGTAATACGGTTTCACCAGTTTTCCAGTCACTTACATCGGCTTTACTTAATTCATCAACGTTTACTCGACGAACATTTTCACCAACTTCCCAAGTGATCTCAGGCCACTCTTCAAGTTTAGGTGGTGTTAAATCGGCTGGACCAGAACCGTTAAGGTGGAAATGTACGTGACGAGTTGCCGCACAGTTTGGGATCATCACTACAGGTTTAGAAGCAGCGTGTGTTGGCACTGAATTAATTTTTACATCAACAACGGTAGTTAAACCACCTAAGCCTTGTGCGCCAATGCCTAATTTATTTACACGTTCAAAAATTTCTAAACGTAGCTCTTCTTCAGCATTTTGTGGGCCACGTTCAATTAAGTCTTGAATATTTACCGGATCCATTAAGCTTTCTTTAGCAAGAACACCTGCTTTTTCAGCCGTACCGCCAACACCTATACCTAACATTCCTGGAGGACACCAACCTGCGCCCATTGTAGGCAGTGTTTTAACAACCCAATCAGCAATTGAATCGCTTGGGTTTAACATCACCATTTTAGTTTTGTTTT
This genomic window contains:
- a CDS encoding S9 family peptidase, whose translation is MKLNNILKIAALTVIPFSANVSAEILTVEKLNSLNQVHNVKISPDGSQLVYGVKKGQEKGTNHLWLQDVKSGAVSQLTSNKASESSVVWAKDGKGVYFLSGRSGKSQVWFLSTVGGEAVQLTDFPLSIEGFKLSSDQSQVALAFTVLPGCKTFKCSVDAFAAQAAKKHNTRAYDQLMVRHWDTWLDQFNSHLFVANLQKGKVTTEAVDLMADWDTDFAGMNQVSFNPNGKSLAFSAKVPGVDHAWTTNWDIFEVNLESKEVANLTVDNKAWDAMPVYSADGRYLAYKAMKTPVYESDKFSLQVKDLRTKAVKDIAPLWDRSISSFQFGSDNRSVIAIAQDIGQQSIFEIDLQFGDVTPIYNQGYAGNVSINGDALYFTRHNLGNPSDIFTINKDGYGFKQLTHLNKANLADIAFGDFEQFKFKGWNNEDVHGYIVKPTNFKEGEKYPIAFLVHGGPQGSFGNMFHYRWNAQLWAAQGYGVVMVDFHGSTGYGQAFTDSISHDWGGKPLEDLQKGMDYITEKNAWLDRENACALGASYGGYMMNWIMGNWSDGFKCIVNHAGLFDMKSFYNVTEELWFPEHDFGGPYWEQEEEYTKFDPSRFVDNWKTPMLVIQGELDYRVPYGQSLGAFTTLQRKGIDSRLVMFPDEDHHIRNPDNLKEWYREIFVWMEKYIKPTSTK
- a CDS encoding DNA recombination protein RmuC, whose amino-acid sequence is MIEIPYFTFIAISLLILLSIFCLVLLSKVSALSSVLLQQSKETSVVQDRLKQWQEQQQLMFAQQEKLRSNLESSSSDLQLKLMQQLNDHKEQFNKNQMFAINQLIAHLSKTTKESREELSKSLASNSEVMAKRMTELTQSTDKRLQDISAGVEKRLTDGFDKTTKTFNDILKRLALIDDAQKKITELSTNVVSLQEVLADKRSRGAFGEVQLNALIRNVMPEKHFSIQHTLSNGKIADCILFLPKPTGNVVIDSKFPLESYKKMTDNELGDSDRKLAERQFKVDIKKHINDISDKYLIDNETADGAVMFIPAEAIFAEIHAHYPELVEEAHKKRVWLSSPTTLMAILTTARSVLKDEATRKQIHLIQEHLSHLGADFGRFRTRFDNLAKHIDQAASDVKLIHTSANKISGRFEKIEQVDLKDNEVEKIAE
- a CDS encoding fumarate hydratase, producing the protein MTVIKQQDFIDSIEDALQYISFYHPLDFIQALEKAYNKEQSTAAKDAIAQILINSRMSAEGKRPICQDTGIVTCFVKVGMGVKWDNTDLTVQQMVDEGTRRAYLNPDNPLRASIVKDPAGKRINTKDNTPAVVHIDLVAGNEIEVMIAAKGGGSENKTKMVMLNPSDSIADWVVKTLPTMGAGWCPPGMLGIGVGGTAEKAGVLAKESLMDPVNIQDLIERGPQNAEEELRLEIFERVNKLGIGAQGLGGLTTVVDVKINSVPTHAASKPVVMIPNCAATRHVHFHLNGSGPADLTPPKLEEWPEITWEVGENVRRVNVDELSKADVSDWKTGETVLLSGTILTGRDAAHKRIQDMLAKGEELPVDFTNKFIYYVGPVDAIGDEAVGPAGPTTATRMDKFTEMMLADTGLLGTIGKAERGAATVETIKNHKSVYLMAVGGAAYLVSKAIKKAKVVAFEDMGMEAIYEFEVEDMPVTVAVDSTGESAHVTGPAIWKAKIEELDTKLKA
- a CDS encoding sodium-dependent transporter, yielding MSTTRDSFQSRLGFILAAAGSAIGLGNIWGFPTQAANNGGGAFVFVYLIVTVLLALPALYAEMYIGNQAQKNPVGALQDACEDVSRNLGKYAGLFGLLGAILMLSFYTIVAGWMLAHALSPLMELIGFTDAAIWLGESSHARNLAFTPVFIILGALIINQGVSKGIERWSSRLMPILFVLLIGLIIYILQQPGANEGVAMYLQPDFSQLQDPMLIISAMGQAFFSLSIGVGGMMVYGSYMKKNANMGQLVISIGALDTLIAFLAGLLIIPTLFVAQHLGLEVFADGKLIGGPQLIFSILPTLFDSMGDIGVYVALVFFSLMSMAALTSTLSSTEVPVAYLVEDKSYSRSKATILVSLIVLTACMTIVYNFDSLFGLIITWVNTFQLPIMGLFYFIVVGWIWKRGNQLADQALLASKPSLKLWGNYLRYVCPILLSIVFISVIMAL